Within Paenibacillus sabinae T27, the genomic segment CAAATAGATACAGCAAATCCAGCCCGTTACGGGTCAGGAAAAGGGATATCGTCCGAGCTGAAAAGGTCTGGTAACTTTCTTGCATAAATAAAGAATAAAAACACGCGAAAAAAGTTCGCTTGATTGTTTTCCATTCTTAAGCAAGAAAGTTATTACATTATCCTTTTCAGCTCCATTCATTAAATTAGGTGTATATTACCATAACCATTTTTTAATTTCAACACTATTAATTCAAATGTTGAACCAGCTCGCTCAAAGCTTTTGTCAACTGATCGTTAAGCCCAGTCAGGACCTGTTTATCGATTGGACTCTTTTGCGAGCCGGCGACTTCCGGATTCAGACTCTCTTCAATCGCTTCATAAAGCTCGGTACTATGCGGCGGTACGCCATCTTCAAACGTTTTCCAGGTATCTTCTAAGGTTTGAGCAAGTTCTTTCACTTTAGCATCATTGCCAGCCGCTATTTCATTTTTAATTTGTCCGGTAGTCGTCAGCATTTGGTTTGCACCGGCTTTGACCTCTTCTGCAGGAATCAGCTTGGCGGAAAGTTCAAACAGCGTTTGAATAAGTTGTTCATCAATTTTCAATACCGCTTCTTTATCAATCGTCGCTGCTTTTGTTGCGGCAACAGCCGGGTTAAGACTTTTCTCTATTTGGTCATAGAAGTCCGGGTATTTCGGTTTTACCCCATCCTCAAATGTGGCCCATACTTCTTCAAGCTCAGGTCCCACTTCTTTTATTTTCACTTGATCGCCGCTATCAGCGGCCTCTTTCAATTGTTTTGCAGTCGAAAGCAGTTCCGCCGTCCCATCTTTCACCGATACCTCGGTTGCTGATTTTTCTTGTGCCGAGGAGACTCCCTCCTCGTTTGATTTTGTGCCGCAGGCGGAGAGAACTGTAGCACATACAGTTAATGCAACAACGGAAAACACAACTTGCTTCTTCATTTTTACGACCCCCGGATGATATTAAGTATTGGCTGTACGAGTTGAACTTTTTATTTTGCCCCTTACCACGACAATGATGGCCACGGCAATGATCAGGATTTGCGGAATTGCACTCTCCCAGGAAGGGAAGAAAGCAAGGAACCTAATGCTGGGAAGCACCGAACTATTTGTCGTCGGGATCGCACCCGCTAGCTGCAGACTATTGATGCCTAGACCGGCAAATTTTATGCAGAGATAAAGAACGATTAAGCTTGAAGTAAGGAAGAATGGCCGGATCGGAAGCTTTGCACCGATATACAGCATGATAAAGGCGACAACACCTAGGACACCGAACCCAACCATTATCCCGAGTAAAAGCTGCTGAGCGCTGATTTGATTAGCCATGCCAATAATGAATAGAACCGTTTCGGTTCCCTCGCGGAACACCGCCAGAAAGGTCAGGATACCAAGAGATACGATATTACCGGTGCTTAACGCCGTTTGCGTTTTTTCCTGGATATACGTATTCCACTGCTCTAAATTTGATTTACTATGCAGCCAGTAACTCATATAAAGCAGCATTACAGCCGCAAATACGCCGGTCCACCCTCCAATCAGGAAGTTGTTATTTCCAAATGCCCCGGAAGAAAATACATATTTGACAATAACGGCAAGCGCCGCACTGACAATAAGCCCAACCATAACGCCAACCCAAATCCACAACTTGCCTTTTTGATCTTTCGATTTTTTCACATAGGCAAGAAGAGCACCAACCACAAGCAGAGCCTCCAGCCCCTCACGGATTGGAATCATTGCCGCATCCCAAAGTGTATAGGTTGATTTTTGTGAGAGAGGGGTAAGGTATGTAATCATATCAGTCAAAAGACTTGCTGCATCTTCATACTTATGATCAGTAATCATTGCGTTTGCGACAACCATATCACGCTCTGTATTACTGTAAACCGTTGAAGACTGGGCGACCACGTTCCCCTCCACACTTAGCCAACTCTCCCGTACCTTGCTTATCGCGTTAAGCGATGAAACCTGGTCTTGCTGTTGAACAGCATTTTTAGTTTGCTCCAGGAGGCTTACGAATCCGGCAAGCGTGATATCCGCTTCCTTTACATTTTCGACATTTGCAAATTGACCGTTTGTGTACTTGTCGAGCACTTGCTGCAAGCTCACCAGTGCCGTGATGGCTTCATCTTGCTTATTTACCAACAGCTCATATTCAACTTGACCCATTTGAGTCTCGATGTCTTTATAGGCGGCCAAGGAGTCTGATTTAACACTGTCCTCTTCGTCCATCCATTGATCGTGAAATTGCTCGTAGACTGGCTTCGCTTTGCTTAGATCCTGTTTGGCTAAATCTATCGCTTGAGCAATTTTATTCTTGGCTTGCTTCATATTTTCCACGCCTTGACTCGCAGCAGCCACTTGCTTTGGCAGGAATACCAGGACAATTAGAAGCGGAATTAACAACGTTATTATTCTTAATTTACGCAACGGTTAGCCTCCTTTCATTAATATTTTCATATTGAGAATGATTATTATTACCGATCTCGCTTCAGTTTACTTGAGAATGTTTCTCAGGTCAATCCCCGTTGAAGATAAATATTATCCTCTAGTCTCACCTCATACGTATATGGCCTCCATGATAAAAAGGACAGGAACTACCCGCTTTGGAGTAGCATCCTGTCCAGCTTCATCTATTATTTGATTTTAACGGTCCCGGTTCACCAAATAATCCAGCAAATGCTTCAGAAAATCGGTATTCCGGGGCACCTCTCTCAAAGCTTCAACCGCCAAGCAGTAGTGCTCCCACATCTCTTTTCTGGCGCCATCCAGTCCGAGGACGGATACAAAGGTCGAACTGTTGTTATCCAAATCCTTGCGGGTAGGTTTGCCGAGTACTTGCCGGTCGCCTTCCACATCAAGCAAATCATCCTTAATTTGAAAGGCAATACCCGCATGATACGCGAACTTCTTCAAACCCGCGATTTCATCATCTTCCACTTGAGCAAGAATAGCCGGCATCACCAGCGAGGCTTCAAAGGCAGCTCCGGTTTTGTAAAAACACAGCATGTTCAATTCTGCAAGCGTCAATGCTTTGCCTTTGGATTGCAGATCCATCGCCTGTCCCCTGCAGATTTCTTCCGCCTTCCCCGCCGAATAATGCATCAAGGCAAGCACGGCCTTCGCATCGAACCGGTCAAGCGACGCTTGTTCTTTGATCGCCCTCTGAATCAGAAACAGGCCGGTTAATTCCGCTGTTGCGCTGTCATACACCTCATGCAGGGTTGAACGTCCTCTGCGGGTTGACGCATTATCCTGGGACGGCAGATCGTCGAAGATCAGGGATGCGGTATGCATGTATTCAAGCGATCTCAGCAGGGGCGCGATGGCCGAAGGGTTCAGTCCATATTCGTTAACGCCCATAACCCAGGTCAAAATCGGACGCAATCGCTTCCCGTCCCCTTCAAGACTGTAATTCGCAGCATCGGTGAGCGTATCTTTCATCGGCTGAGTCTCGTTATTCTGCCCTATGGGCAGCAGACTGTTGATCTGATCGCGGACTGTCCTAACTGTAGCCTGAAAATCTTCCTTTTCCTGCCGGTCTTTTTTCAAAAAGGCATTCATCTGATCCCGCAGCAGCTTATCGAAGAAATCCACGTCCTCAGCCTTTCGGACCATCTGACCCACGAGATGATGGAATTCGAGATTGCCGGAAGCAAATATGTCCATGATTTCGTTATACTTGTCATCGCCCAAGCGTTCTTTGCAGCGTTTCAGGCCATTGATGGCACGATCCAGGATCACCTCACGGGTCTTGGCGTCAGAGCGGAAGACGTTATGAATCAGATGGCAGATGACCGTCCAGTATAATTCGTAAGGGTTGACCAGATCCTGGCGCTGGTTACGGTACTTTAAATAATACGTATAGGGTGTTACCGCGCCGCCCTCCATATCGTCGAACATATCCGCAAAGTCGTCGGCCAGCTGGTTGTAGATACCATAGTAAAACGTGCGATGATCAAAGCCTTCATCCACTTCAGCATGGATTACGGAACGGACGATCAGCCGGGAGGATGCGGATTTTAAGATGACGGGGATATACAGCTCTTCATTGGTGTAATTGGCGCAGTTCAGGTCCTTATCGCGGTCGATATCCTGAGATTGAAAGAACACATACGACTGCTCAAAAAACGTGCTTACGGTCTCCGGTCGCTGAAGGCCCTTAATATATTCAAAAGCATCCCGGAGCTCGGAATGGACGTATCGAATGAATTCAACATTTTCGCCGGTCCACCCGCCAAGCTCCGGCACGATTCCGGTGAGAAGCGCGGTTCGGATCATCCGGGAATACCGTTCTTTCTCTCCGGCGGTCAAGAGCTGGGAATCGAGCAGATCGTCAATAAAAGGATAGGTCAGACCGTAGGAATACCCTAGCCGGATGGCTTCATCCAGTCTCCTTGAACGTTCCGCAGGCGGCGTCTCCTCCCCCATTTCTTCTATCACATGCAGAACAACCCCGAGAATAATCTTGATCAGTTTACGCTGGGCTTGCTCGGCATTCAGCTCTTTCGGAATATGGACAGAGACATTCCCCAGCTTGTCGATCACCCAAATCGCGGCGGTCTCAACGCCTTCCTTCTGTGCCCATCGGTAAAATCCGGCCAGGCTCAGAAAATCGGGCTGTTCTTCCCGGTTTGTTCCGGTGGAATGAAGCAAATGGGTTTTGATGCCGGTAACCACCTGACGAATCCGGGCCTTCGTGCCGGGAGAATCCATGGCTTTGCCAAGATCTCTCATGTAAATGTAGGATACGCTGCGATCCAGATAATCGTCGAGTTTGCCCGTATAATTCAGCCAACCGATATAGCGGTGATAATCCCGGGTGTCCGGCTTTTGCTTTCCGCGAGAAAAATAGGTCCACCAGGAACGATGACGCACATGTTTTCGTTTCCAGACTTCAATGTCTTCGGTCAGGACAGGGACATACGTCTTCTCCTTCACCTGCCCGTGTAGAGATGAAAAATACTGAGCAGCCTTCTGCTCAGCGAGCCGATACCTTGTATCGGAATAATTTGTAAATTCAACACTCATAAGGTTACATTCCTCTGCTTCTATTTAGTTAAATCGGCGCATGGTCATACTTTTAAATACGGGAAAAAAATTTTTTGGTTACCAAAATAAAAAGGCATGTTTATGCCGGGGGAACCGGGACACAAACATGCCTCTATATATTGCTAAATAGCTTTTAGTAAAAGCTCCAATTCATTGGCGACGACGAACAAGCTTGCACGGTCTTCAAATTCCTTGCGGGACTCCGGCATGGGGAGAAGCTTGTGATACTGTCTTATTTTACATAAATCCTCATGTAGACCCGGACTCCATCCGGACTGGCGGAGACTATTGCTCAGAGTGAGCAGGAATTCGCCGATTCTCTCCCGCTGCTCCATCTGAACGGTAATCCGGGATACGTAAGGCATCATCCGGGCAAGCGCGTCATACTGCTGTTCTCGCTTCTCAAAATAGGGAGAATAGAGTTCGTCCTTGCCAAGAATATGGTTCTCGTTATAGAGCAGCACCAGCGACTTAGCCCTCTTGAACACTTCCGAAAGCCGCTGCATGGCCTTGACATCACAAGGTCTATTTCCATCCTTCAAATAAGCGGCGATTTCCTGCAATTGAGCCTGGAACAGCAGCTCGACCTCGTCCTTGCAGCGATTCAGCTGCCGCTCGATGTTCGGCATATACGCGTTGATGATCAGCGCTGTACCGAGGCCTACCAGAATGACGAGAAACTCGTTGGCAAAAAACGCAAGCGATGCTTCCTTATGCATATAGACATGCATCACAATGACTGAGCTGCTGGCAATCCCCTCCTGAATCCGAAGCCGAACGCATAACGGGATAAAGATCAGCATTAGAATCAGAAACGAATAGGGAAAATAACCAAAGATGAAAAAGACGCCGGTCGCGAAAAACATGCCAAGTATACAAGCGAAAAAACGGCTTACCGCCGCTTGTATGGATTTGCGGCGCGATTTCTGAATGCACAAAAGCGTAAGGATGCCGGACGAAGAAAAATACTGCAGGTGCAGCAGTTGGGACACCATGACGGACAGGCTGACGCCTACCGCCGTTTTAAGTGTCCGCAGCCCGATTTTTAGCGTGGGCAGCCTCCATTTTAACCGATGAATTCCGCTGTTTATATCCACCCTCTCCATTTCGCCGCATCCACCATTTTCTTCAACCCGACGATATAAGCAGCCAATCTCATATCGACCTTCTCTTTCCGCGAAGTCTCGTAAATCGAATAGAATGAGGAAATCAGAATGTTCTGCAGCTTGTGGATGATCTCTTCCTCCTCCCAATAGTACCCCTGATTGTTCTGTACCCACTCAAAATAGGATACGACGACTCCTCCCGCACTCGCCAAAACGTCCGGAACGATCAAAATCCCTCTATCGCTCAGCACTTTCGTGGCATGCGCCGTTGTCGGCCCATTCGCCGCCTCGATGACGATTTTTGCCTGGATATGTTCCGCGTTGGTTTCGGTAATCTGATTCTCAATTGCGGCAGGAATTAAAATATCACATGACTGAACCAATAATTCTTCATTGGTGATCCGGCTTTGGAATAAATGTGTAACCGTTCCAAAGGAGTCCCGTTTGTCCAGCAAATCATCAATATCCAGTCCATTCGGATCGTACAAGGCTCCATAAGCATCGGAAATTCCGACAATTGTTGCCCCGGCATCATACAGAAATTTGGCCAGGAAGCTGCCTGCGTTTCCAAATCCCTGGATGATCACCTTCGAATGTTTAACCTCGATTCCGAGAACTTTGCAAGCTTCCTTAAGAACGATGGTTACACCAAGTGCTGTCGACGATTCTCTTCCTTGCGATCCACCGAGTACCAGAGGCTTGCCGGTAATGAAGCCGGGAGAGTCGAATTCACGAATCCTGCTGTATTCATCCATCATCCAGGCCATCACTTGAGAATTGGTATAGACGTCAGGAGCCGGGATATCTTTCGTCGGACCGACAATCTGGCTGACTGCTCGCACATACCCGCGGCTTAACATCTCGAGCTCCCGGGGAGACATCGACCGCGGATCGCACCTCACACCGCCTTTGCCGCCACCGTACGGCAGATTGGTGATGCCGCATTTCATGCTCATCCACATGGAGAGCGCTTTGACTTCCTCTTCCGTGACGTCGGGATGAAACCGGACACCGCCTTTGGTCGGGCCGACCGCATCATTATGCTGAGCGCGATACCCGGTAAACACTTTAATCTGCCCGTTATCCATTTTGACAGGAATGCGAACCGTTAATATTCGAAGGGGCTCCTTTAATAGATCGTAACAAGATTCATCGCAGCCCATGATTTGAAGGGCCTGCTGAATGACTTGCTGTGTTCTTTGAAGTACGCCTTCTTGGGGTTCTCTCGTTTTCTCAAGGATTTGTGTACTCATCACGGTTCTCCTTTACCTCCTTCAATTTAGGCGGCGTCTTGGGCGGATTGTCTGGACTTCAAATATTTCTTCGCTTTCTCGGCGTCAAATTTACCTTCCCATTTGGAAATGGCCACGGTGGCCAAGCTATTGCCCAGCACATTAACGACGGTCCGCGCCATATCCATAATCCGGTCGATACCGGCAATAAAGGCCAGTCCTTCCGGCGGAATCCCGACCGAACCAAGCGTTGCAAGGAGAACCACAAACGAGACGCCCGGTACGCCTGCGATCCCCTTGGAAGTGACCATTAATACTAGCATCAAAGTGATTTGGGCGCTCAGCGGCATGTCTATTCCGTACATTTGCGCAATGAACAGAGCCGCAAGAGCCTGATACAACGTAGACCCGTCCAGATTAAACGAATAGCCGGTGGGAACGACGAAAGAGGTAATCGCTTTGGGACAACCGAACTTTTCCATTTTCTCGATGATTTTGGGCATTACGGTCTCGGAACTTGCAGTGGAATAGGCAAGAATCAGCTCATCCTTAAGCAGCTTGATGATGGTAAAAATGCTTGTCCCGCACAGTTTGGCGATGATGCCGAGCACCACGATGATGAAGAACGCCATGGATAAGTAGACAGCGAATACAAGCTTACCCAGCGGGATAAGAGAAGCGATCCCGAATTTCGAAACGGTTACGCCGATCAGCGCAAACACGCCAAACGGAGCGAATTTCATAATTTGATTCGTGAGTTGGAACATGGCCTCCATGACCCCATGGAAAAACTGGAGCACCGGCTTGCCTTTATCTCCAATGGCAGCAACGCCAAGACCAAACATAACTGAGAAAAAGATGATCGCCAACATATCCCCTCTCGCGAGAGCATCGACAATATTGCTTGGAACGATGTTGACAAAGGTGTCGGCAAAGCTGTGGCTGCTCACTGCTTCCGCGGAATTCATGTATTTATGAACATCGCTTTTGGCCAGATGAGACATATCCACCCCCGAACCCGGATGCAGCAGATTGGCTGCGGCCAGTCCGACGATGATGGCAACAGTCGTCACAATTTCAAAATAGAGGATCGTTTTTCCGCCCAATTTGCCGAGCTGCTTAACACTCCCGGTTCCCGCCACGCCGACAATAAGCGAAGACACGACGATGGGAATGACGATCATTTTGATCAGCCGGATAAAGATATCGCCAATAGGCATTAGAAACTTTTCAATGGATGGATTTCCGTAAAACAATGCGCCTGCCGTAATCCCTAATGCAAGCCCGATCAGTATTTGCCAAGCAAGTCCTATTCTTTTCATTGAATCACACTCCTCAATTCGTCAAGATGTTATTATAGGTCACATTGATATTCACATCATAAACTTGTATCTACTTAAATCTACAAAAATGGACAATAACAAAATAAAATGATGTAATTTAAACTGACATCTTTAATAATTGCATAAAAGCAGCCCATTTGATGCTACAATATGAACCATCCTAATAAATATCATTTTTTCAGATTTGGAAGTGTTTCGTATTGAAAACCAATATCGCTGCATTTGTCCTTATGCTGATTGTAGTTCCCCTCGCCGGGGAGCTAAAATTCTTTCCTTTTCATGATGAATTTCGGGTAAGCCTGGGGATTCCCATATTTTTCTTTTTCCTGTTATGGCTTCAAAGAATCCCTCCTGCCTTATCCGGATTCCTGGTCGGCATTGCCGTTGTCGCCTTCCGCGTCTTGTTGGATTCCTTGATTCCAGGGGATGTTTCGTTCGAAACGCTGTATCTGAAGCATTTTCCGGCGTTCTTTTATTACCTGGCGTATGCGGCATTATTCCAGCTCCTACGGTTAAACCAGGTTCCTTACCGGCCGGTACGGGTCGGGGTTCTAAGCATCTTTACCGAAATCTTTGCCAATCTGGTTGAGTTCGCCGTTCGGCACACTAATGAAATGGGCCAGATCAATTTAGCGGTATTGGGCAAGCTGCTGGTCATCGCGGTCATTCGCAGTTTTTTTGTGCTCGGCTTCTTCAATCTCATTCAGTTGCGCCAGTCCGTTTTGGGCGAAGAGCAGCAACGCAAAGAAAAGGAACGTATTCTTCTGCTCGTGTCGAATTTATATGAAGAGTCAGTCCAGCTTAGAAAAACGATGCAATTCGCGGAAGATATTACTAGAGATGGCTATGAATTGTACCGTCAACTGCAGCAAGTTCATTCTCTGGATGAGCTGGGCCCTTTAGCGCGGAAAGCGCTCAGCCTCTCGGGACAGGTCCATGAAATCAAAAAAGACAACCAGCGAATCTACGCCGGACTTTCCGAGCTGATCGCAGACGAAGGAACGGCGGACTATATGGATCTTGCGGATATCACGCGGCTCATTGTCCGGACGAATGACAAATACGCGGCAGCTTTAGGCAAAACGATTCAATTTAACATCAAGGTGAATGATACGTTTCCTCCCCTGCATGTGTACACCCTGTTATCTTTAATGAACAACCTGGCGGCCAATGCGGTAGAAGCCATTTCCAGGGAAGGGGCCATTGCCATTTCAGCCCGCCGTACAGACGATAAGATTGAAATTCAGGTCCGCGATAACGGGCCGGGCATTCCAGATAAGAAAAAAAAGCGGGTCTTTACACCGGGATACACGTCAAAGTATGATATTTCGGGAAAACCCTCTACTGGAATGGGACTGTACTATATTCGGGAGGTCGTCACGGAGCTTCAGGGGGATATTGAATTGCAGGATGACCCGGAAACCGGAGAAACGGTATTTACTCTGCTGCTTCCGATCGATCCGTTAACCCAGAAAGGATGACAGCATGCGATTTTTTATCGTAGATGACGATGAGGGAGTTCGTTCCATGTTGGCTGACATCATTGAAGACTTCGGTCTTGGTGAAGTTGTCGGCGAACTGGAAGACGGCTCGAATCTAAGTCATGATCTGCTTGAACTGAAGAAAGTCGATATTCTGATGATTGATCTATTGATGCCGATTCGGGATGGAATCCAGACGGTTCGGGCAATTGGGCAGGATTTCAGCGGCAAAATCATTATGCTCTCGCAAATTGAATCAAAGGATATGATTGGGGAAGCCTACTCGCTTGGGGTCCAGTATTATATCACCAAACCGATTAATCGTCTGGAGATTCTGGAGATCATACGTAAAGTAATGGACCATCTGCGGTTGCAAAAGTCGATGAGCGATATCCAGAGAACGATTCAAGGATTGCAGATCGTAAGTTCGCCAAAGATCCAACGGACAGCGGACGCAGAGAACAAGATCGTGACATCCGGCCATTTTATGCTGTCAGAACTCGGAATGATCGGGGAAGCGGGAAGCAAAGACGTGTTAGAGATGCTGGAGGTTCTGTATCAGCTCGATTCGGAAACGGGTGAGACTTCCTTTACGTTTCCTTCACTTAAAGATATTTTTACAAGCATCGCCGCAAAAAAACTTGGTCACCGAGCATCCCCCGCTGAGCTGAACAAGGAAATCAAAGCCTCGGAGCAGCGGGTTCGCCGGGCCATTTTTCAAACGCTTACTCATGTGGCTTCTCTCGGCTTAACCGATTACTCGCATCCAAAATTCGAGAATTATGCTTCGAAATTTTTCGATTTCACTGAAATCCGCAAACGGATGCTGGAACTGCAAAATGAGGTAGAACCTTCCCAATCCCAGGTGCGGATCAACACGAAAAAATTTATCCAGGTGCTTTATGTGGAAACGAAACGATCGATGAGTTAATTAAACTTCCACCCTTCTCTATTAGGACATGTACGACCGTGAAACTGTAAATTCTTATCTTTCAAAAAAAATCCGCGCTCAGCGCGGATTTCTTTGGTTCATGGCGATACTCCTCTAATCAAATGTTACTCCTCTAATCAAATGTTACTCCTCTATTCAAATAACTCCGCCATCTTCCATCCGATGGTCTGCGTGTGGGCGGGTTTGGACGGATCGCTCCACAGCTTGGAAGCTGTCTCGTCAATGGCGGTCAATCCCTTGGAGAGATCCGCGCCAACCGCTTGCAGTCCGTCGTTGATCAACCCGCCTGCACCGTAGCCTGCCGAGAAGGCCATGCCGACAGGTCCGGCAAATCCGGCCAGACCGGCCACGGTATCGGCACTCTTTTGGAATCGCTCGCTGCCCGTTTGGGCTGTAGTGGCTGCGTAGGCGTCACCGGCAACCAACGCTGCGGCGACGACAGGCATCACTTTGCCTGCTTTTGAAGCGACTTTTGCCAGCGGTTCGAGCGCCTCGGCACCTTTTTTAAGTACACTTCCGGTCTTGGCTGCAAGCCCCGCTACGGGCTTCAAAGCGTCGGCCCCTTTCTCGATGGCTGAGCCCATTTTGGCGGCCAAGCCTTTGTTTTGCATCATTCTTTTCCATGTCTCCGTAAACATAGCCTCCATCTCATGCAAACGGTGATGACCGGTGCCTTTCACTCCTGCCTGGCCCGTCGTCATAATCAATCCGCTTGCATCCAGAGCATCATGAGGCATTTCTGCCAAACCTCCTCCAAAATGGTGAAGCTGAACGCCATCCATTGAGGTCCCGGCTTCTTTCGCCAGCTTGCCGAAGACGGTTCGAACCTTGGAGTAGGTTTCCCTCGCGTAATTGATCGCTGTTCCCTGCTGCCGGTTGGAGCCCATACCTTTCGTATTTTTCAAATGCTCCACTTTGTCGCGGAACAGCTTCATCAGTTCGTTCGGGGCTTTTCCCTGGAACTCCTTTCCGAGCACCTCGCTTACGGCCTTGCTCCATAAATCCCCCATCTTCTGATTGATCGGATCGCCCAGAAACCCGATGTTCACATTTGGCGGCTGCAGCTCGTTGGTTCCGTTCGGATCGATCAGCTTGACTGGATTGGATGATACATACTGGTACAAATTAGGCCCGTCAATCAACAGCTTCGGGTCGCAGCTAATCCAGCGCGTCAGCCAAGGTGCATAATATCTTGATCCGTGATAGTGTAGCCCGCTCTCTTCGTCCCGTTCTTTGCCGGTATACCGATACCGCTTGGGCGCCTCGTTCTGATTTCGGACCGACTGAAAGGATGTGCTTCCGTAGGGCGTAAACTCTTCATAGCTGATGATCTGCCCCGTATGATCCAGCTCCAGATGGGCGGAGCCGAGATGATTGCCGATTTGGTAACGGATAAGCCGGGCGGGCAGATCCTCCAGACCTTCCGTGCGCGTTTCGACCAAGGCCATTCGCTGTTTGCCGTCCATGATATGCAGGGATTCTCGCTCAAACTCGATCGTGCGCCCATCCCCCGCGAATTCACGGTAAATTTCAAAAGGACCCAGGTAAATGCGCTCCTTCCACCGGGTTGCCTGAGCCCCGGGAGCGGCATACCGTTCCGTTACCTTCCGCACCCGCTGACCGCCGGCATCGTACGTATACCACGTGATTTCGGGCGTGGCACCGCTATCCTCTGATACCGCCTGCCTTGATGTCGCCCGAAGCTGATCCAGCTCGTTCCACCGCATGAAGGGCAAATGGGGCATGGAGGTCATATTCCCGCGCAATCCGGCCGACCCTTCGTACTTGTAAAGCTCCGCTAACGCAGTGGTAGCCGTGCTGCTCAGCCGGTTGCTTACTTTGTCTTCCTGCAGGAGACTCTGCTCCTGATAAGTAAAACTCCGGGTCCATCCCGAGTGCACCAGATCACTGCCGCGATGCTGCATGCTGAGCAGATTGCCGACAGCATCGTACACATACCGTTCGATATAGGTTCCCATCGCATTTCCATCGGAAGGATGGGCATGCCGGGAATGAAATTCGCTCAAAGCATCCGGAGCGGTCGGACCGGCAGGCGAACCTCCAATCTGCCCGAGATGCTCTCTCCCCGCCGCTTCAACCAACCGGTTTAAAGCGTCATATGTGTAACGGGAGGTCGGCTCCACTCTCCGGTTAAGGAAAAAGAGGGCCTGCTGCGCATCGTCCCGTATGGACATGATATTACCGACAGGATCATAGGTGTAATGCAGATGCTGCAATTCACAGCCCGGCCAATCCGGCCGGGGCGGCTGCGGACAGTCCTCGGGAAAAATGAGCTTATCCCGAATGGTGCGCATCCGGATGAGACGAAACGTGAACGGATCATATTCGAGCCGGGATTGTACTCCGTTACCGTAGGAGATACAGGTGCGCTGACCTTTTGCATTGTAGTCAATGTTGGCCACAAAGGGGGTCCAAATGCGTTCCCCGTCCTGCTCCTCCCCGCGTAAATTGGCTTCCACAGTATTTAACAGATTGGCTTCATTATAAGTGGGGCGAATGATGCTGGAATCGGGAGCCGTGATCTGGATCGCCCGGTTCAGTGCGTCGTAACGGGTGCGAGTCTCATAGCTTTCCGCTTCCAGCAAGACATCCGAAGCCCAGTTCAGCGTCGTTTTATATTCGGCGGCAAGCTCCCGCCTGCTGCGGAGCAGATTTCCTTTAAAGTCGTAC encodes:
- a CDS encoding FTR1 family iron permease, translating into MRKLRIITLLIPLLIVLVFLPKQVAAASQGVENMKQAKNKIAQAIDLAKQDLSKAKPVYEQFHDQWMDEEDSVKSDSLAAYKDIETQMGQVEYELLVNKQDEAITALVSLQQVLDKYTNGQFANVENVKEADITLAGFVSLLEQTKNAVQQQDQVSSLNAISKVRESWLSVEGNVVAQSSTVYSNTERDMVVANAMITDHKYEDAASLLTDMITYLTPLSQKSTYTLWDAAMIPIREGLEALLVVGALLAYVKKSKDQKGKLWIWVGVMVGLIVSAALAVIVKYVFSSGAFGNNNFLIGGWTGVFAAVMLLYMSYWLHSKSNLEQWNTYIQEKTQTALSTGNIVSLGILTFLAVFREGTETVLFIIGMANQISAQQLLLGIMVGFGVLGVVAFIMLYIGAKLPIRPFFLTSSLIVLYLCIKFAGLGINSLQLAGAIPTTNSSVLPSIRFLAFFPSWESAIPQILIIAVAIIVVVRGKIKSSTRTANT
- a CDS encoding polyprenyl synthetase family protein, whose product is MSVEFTNYSDTRYRLAEQKAAQYFSSLHGQVKEKTYVPVLTEDIEVWKRKHVRHRSWWTYFSRGKQKPDTRDYHRYIGWLNYTGKLDDYLDRSVSYIYMRDLGKAMDSPGTKARIRQVVTGIKTHLLHSTGTNREEQPDFLSLAGFYRWAQKEGVETAAIWVIDKLGNVSVHIPKELNAEQAQRKLIKIILGVVLHVIEEMGEETPPAERSRRLDEAIRLGYSYGLTYPFIDDLLDSQLLTAGEKERYSRMIRTALLTGIVPELGGWTGENVEFIRYVHSELRDAFEYIKGLQRPETVSTFFEQSYVFFQSQDIDRDKDLNCANYTNEELYIPVILKSASSRLIVRSVIHAEVDEGFDHRTFYYGIYNQLADDFADMFDDMEGGAVTPYTYYLKYRNQRQDLVNPYELYWTVICHLIHNVFRSDAKTREVILDRAINGLKRCKERLGDDKYNEIMDIFASGNLEFHHLVGQMVRKAEDVDFFDKLLRDQMNAFLKKDRQEKEDFQATVRTVRDQINSLLPIGQNNETQPMKDTLTDAANYSLEGDGKRLRPILTWVMGVNEYGLNPSAIAPLLRSLEYMHTASLIFDDLPSQDNASTRRGRSTLHEVYDSATAELTGLFLIQRAIKEQASLDRFDAKAVLALMHYSAGKAEEICRGQAMDLQSKGKALTLAELNMLCFYKTGAAFEASLVMPAILAQVEDDEIAGLKKFAYHAGIAFQIKDDLLDVEGDRQVLGKPTRKDLDNNSSTFVSVLGLDGARKEMWEHYCLAVEALREVPRNTDFLKHLLDYLVNRDR
- a CDS encoding aromatic acid exporter family protein, with amino-acid sequence MERVDINSGIHRLKWRLPTLKIGLRTLKTAVGVSLSVMVSQLLHLQYFSSSGILTLLCIQKSRRKSIQAAVSRFFACILGMFFATGVFFIFGYFPYSFLILMLIFIPLCVRLRIQEGIASSSVIVMHVYMHKEASLAFFANEFLVILVGLGTALIINAYMPNIERQLNRCKDEVELLFQAQLQEIAAYLKDGNRPCDVKAMQRLSEVFKRAKSLVLLYNENHILGKDELYSPYFEKREQQYDALARMMPYVSRITVQMEQRERIGEFLLTLSNSLRQSGWSPGLHEDLCKIRQYHKLLPMPESRKEFEDRASLFVVANELELLLKAI
- a CDS encoding Glu/Leu/Phe/Val family dehydrogenase; this encodes MSTQILEKTREPQEGVLQRTQQVIQQALQIMGCDESCYDLLKEPLRILTVRIPVKMDNGQIKVFTGYRAQHNDAVGPTKGGVRFHPDVTEEEVKALSMWMSMKCGITNLPYGGGKGGVRCDPRSMSPRELEMLSRGYVRAVSQIVGPTKDIPAPDVYTNSQVMAWMMDEYSRIREFDSPGFITGKPLVLGGSQGRESSTALGVTIVLKEACKVLGIEVKHSKVIIQGFGNAGSFLAKFLYDAGATIVGISDAYGALYDPNGLDIDDLLDKRDSFGTVTHLFQSRITNEELLVQSCDILIPAAIENQITETNAEHIQAKIVIEAANGPTTAHATKVLSDRGILIVPDVLASAGGVVVSYFEWVQNNQGYYWEEEEIIHKLQNILISSFYSIYETSRKEKVDMRLAAYIVGLKKMVDAAKWRGWI